The Kitasatospora sp. NBC_00374 genome has a segment encoding these proteins:
- a CDS encoding CHAT domain-containing protein: MSRLVFQLSGSVGLDNLTHVQISLSEPPVFGVPAHPFHCTGDEKALQVLRDTRTPVDDATRQAGLFLYEEVMRHPGVATHLPAALSTQHPQRYPVFVELATGAEIEALPWESLCSPDGDFLGLDERWAVGRIVTSPIISEPYWYFAPPLRIAAVLSCLGIPAADEWQALQDAVAAVPDTEVDLLVVVSEPGLYEQLSGEGGPAHLAMMPEDLADLQRLVADFRPHLLHFFCHGSVQGGPHLQLAFGTDWVTERPDRSLNVEAREFRDFVEGASNPPWMTVLNCCQSAASGDGPDNLQSMALQLVYEGGLPAVIGMRESVPADDAVLFTHAFYERLLRELETRASAPPGSGEPIDWAMLLVAVRTRLAKKHKEMTLTQAASSTKEWTIPAVYMRPTQTSVRPAPQTAPAPEPQPGPPPVEEPAERKPPDAPSSRRAARKEIEVLRGLLAQLPASMPAALRNDAETRLRELTDLLERR, from the coding sequence ATGAGCCGACTGGTCTTCCAGCTCTCCGGTTCGGTCGGGCTCGACAACCTGACGCACGTGCAGATCTCGCTGTCCGAACCGCCGGTCTTCGGCGTGCCCGCCCACCCGTTCCACTGCACCGGGGACGAGAAGGCGCTCCAGGTGCTCCGGGACACCCGGACGCCGGTCGACGACGCGACCCGGCAGGCGGGGCTGTTCCTCTACGAGGAGGTGATGCGCCATCCGGGCGTCGCCACCCACCTGCCGGCCGCGCTGAGCACCCAGCATCCGCAGCGCTACCCGGTGTTCGTGGAGCTGGCCACCGGCGCCGAGATCGAGGCACTGCCGTGGGAGTCGCTCTGCTCGCCCGACGGCGACTTCCTCGGCCTGGACGAGCGCTGGGCGGTCGGACGGATCGTCACCAGCCCGATCATCAGCGAACCGTACTGGTACTTCGCCCCGCCGCTGCGGATCGCCGCCGTGCTGTCCTGCCTCGGCATCCCGGCCGCCGACGAGTGGCAGGCCCTCCAGGACGCCGTCGCGGCCGTCCCGGACACCGAGGTCGACCTGCTGGTCGTGGTGAGCGAGCCCGGACTGTACGAGCAGTTGAGCGGCGAGGGCGGCCCGGCGCACCTGGCGATGATGCCCGAGGACCTCGCCGACCTCCAGCGGCTGGTCGCCGACTTCCGGCCGCACCTGCTGCACTTCTTCTGCCACGGCTCGGTCCAGGGCGGCCCGCACCTCCAACTGGCCTTCGGCACCGACTGGGTCACCGAGCGGCCCGACCGCAGCCTGAACGTCGAGGCCAGGGAGTTCCGGGACTTCGTCGAGGGCGCCAGCAACCCGCCCTGGATGACCGTGCTGAACTGCTGCCAGAGCGCCGCCTCGGGCGACGGCCCCGACAACCTCCAGTCGATGGCGCTCCAGCTGGTCTACGAGGGCGGCCTGCCCGCCGTGATCGGGATGCGCGAGTCCGTCCCCGCGGACGACGCCGTCCTGTTCACCCACGCCTTCTACGAGCGACTGCTGCGCGAGCTGGAAACCCGCGCGAGTGCCCCGCCCGGCAGCGGTGAACCGATCGACTGGGCGATGCTGCTGGTCGCCGTGCGCACCCGTCTGGCCAAGAAGCACAAGGAGATGACCCTCACCCAGGCCGCCTCCTCCACCAAGGAGTGGACCATTCCCGCGGTCTACATGCGCCCCACCCAGACCTCCGTCCGGCCCGCGCCGCAGACCGCTCCGGCGCCCGAGCCGCAGCCCGGCCCGCCGCCCGTCGAGGAGCCCGCGGAGCGGAAGCCGCCGGACGCACCGTCCTCCCGGCGCGCCGCCCGCAAGGAGATCGAGGTCCTGCGGGGCCTGCTGGCCCAGTTGCCCGCGAGCATGCCGGCCGCCCTGCGGAACGACGCCGAGACGCGCCTGCGCGAACTGACGGACCTCCTGGAGCGCAGATGA